TCCACGAGGCGCACGTCCTTCGAGCCCAGCTCCCGGATCATGTCGCGCACCATCTCGGCCGCCTCGTGGATCCCCCAGGATTGCGCTGCCACGCTGGGTTGGCGCACCAGGGTCCGGATGTCTTCGAGGTAGCCGTCGAAGTTCTGGTCGATGTGCTCGTAGAGCTTCGCCAGAGCTGCGTCGAGGCTCATGGTTCTGGTCACGCTCACTGTGTCCTCCTGCCTAGTCGAGTTTGAGAAGCTTCATGGCGGTGCCGCCGAGGATCTTGGCTCTGGTCTCCTCGCTCACGTCCATCTCGCGGATCGGGTCGAGGTTGTACTTGAAGCGCCACGTGCGGTTCGGGTTCGCGTCGGAGCCGTATAGCACCTTCTCGTCCGAGCGCATCCAATCGAGCATCTCCGGTCCGATCCGTGGGATGAGCCGGGCTATCTGCGCGAACGTGAGGGTGGTGTCCAGGTAGACGTTCGGGTGCTTGCCGGCGATGTAGGGGTCGGGTCCGAAGGGGTTGCCGTGAGCGATGATCATCGTCGTGTTCGGGTGCCGGATCGCCAGCTCGTCGATCAGGAGAGGATCGCCGTAACGGATGATGCCCTCTCGCAGGAAGACGCCGCCGGTATGGAACAAGACGGGTAGGTCGAGCTCGGCGCACTTCTCCATGAGCGGCGACACGCGGGGGTCGTCAATCGAGAAGTGCTGGATGGGTGGGTGCAACTTTAGGCCACGGAAACCGTGGTTGCGGACCAGTTCCTCGAACTCCTTGACGGCGTTCTTGCGAGTGGGCGTAACGGAGGCGAAGCCGGTGAGTCTGCTCGGGTGCTTCTCGACCAGACCGGCGATGAGGCGGTTAGACGCCTCGAGCTCCTCCTGGTCCTGACCGAGCGCGAGCACCACCGAGAGCTGGATGCCCTCCTTGTCCATCTCGGACAGGAAGTGGGGCACGTCCGTTCCAGGTTGGATGTGGGTGTGAAAGTCGATGACCATCTGATCCTCCGACCTCGCGGTCCGGCCGTCCTGCAGGACCGGTCTCTGTCTAGGCGGCTGTACGGCACGGCTGACCGGTATTCCAAGGTGTCGACTGTCGACAGCAGCCTGGTTAGAACATAGCATGCGCGGAGGTAGGCGTCTCGGTGCGCTGGTCGTGGGTCGATCGGTCAAGGGGTTCGAGCGCTGCGCGAGGGACGGCGTCTGTCGCATCTTGCCGGGAGAACGGTCATTCGAGCAGAATCATCGCGCCATCAACGGCCCAAGAATCTTGATTCCACCGCTTCTACAAGCTCTCTCCGTGTCAATATGCGATGCGGAGCGGACGACGGACGCCCATCCGGAAGCCTGCGGGCTCGCGCTTGCCGCACCTCCGCAGGTGCCCACCTTCCTCAAGTAACGCCGGCCACGAACCCCACCCGCTCTATGACGCGCCGCCGCCGCCTGTACATCCGGTCGAGGAGGGGTACCTCAGCGTCGTGGTAATCGTGCAGCTCAGGCACCGAGGTTCCGCTGCCGCGAGTGATGCGGCCCGCCAACTGGATCACCTTGCCCTTGAACGACACGGGCATGGTCAAGAAGAGAGTGTCGAGCGCCGGTAGGTCGAGCCCTTCCCCCGCGATCTTGTCTATCGCTACCAGAACGCTGCCGCCTCCGGTAGAGCTCCGTGCCCGAGCCATGACAGCGGACCGTTCCTTGGTCTTCAGCTTGCCGTGGAGTACTTCGGCGTCGGCGCCGGCCCGTTTGATGAGGTCGTTCAACACGTCGGCATGATCCACGCGGTTCGTGAGTACGAGACAACGACGGCCCCGACCAGCCGCTGCTAGCACGTCGGCGACTATCTGTTGGTTGCGTGTCGGATCGGTAGCGAGCTCACCGTAGATGGCCTGGATCGAAGCGCCGGACCGTCCATCTTCACGTGTCACGAACGAGGTGGTGTGCACGTGCAGACAGCGCGCTTCGTGTGGCGCCACCATCGTGTGGCGCACCGGCCCGCATTGCATGGTTATCAGTTCGTCCATGTGATCGGCGCGGAACGGGGTGGCGGTCAACCCAAGCCAGTAGGGCGCTTCTAGCTTGTCGAGGGCCGCCAACGCGGCTGGGGCGGCCGCGGCATGGCACTCGTCGATCACGACGTGTGCGTAACCGTTCAGGCTATCCGGGTCGAACCCACGGCGACTGATGGTCTGTAGCATGACGATGTCCAACAGCCCACCCAGCCGCCTGCGGCCCGCACCAAGCTGGCCGATCGAATCGGCCTGGACTCCCAGGAAGCGCATGAGGCTGGCGCGCCACTGGTCGACGAGTTCAGCGCGGTTCACGATCACGACGGTCGGCACCTGACGCGCGGCGATAAGGTTGCAGGCCATCACCGTCTTGCCTGCGCCTGGAGCCGCGACGAGTATCCCCACCGGGTGACGTCTCAGGGCGGCCGTCGCCACCCTTTGCTCGGGTGTCAGGTGGCCCACGAACGAGAACGGAACAGTGAACGGAGCGGGTTCGGTTCGTGAGGTGGCCACCGTGATCCCTGAGGCCTCGAGCAGCCCCTTGGCGACCTCCAACAAACCTCGGGGTAAACGCAGTTCGCCCTCGCGGAGCTCATACGCCGTGACGAGGCGTGGCGTGCCGAACGTACTGAACCTCTGGGCTTGCTTCCTGTAGAACTCGGGGTTCGGCAGCGACGCCGCGTGCTTGAGCGAGTTGATGGTGGCGGGCCCCACGCCCTCCAGGGGGATGTGCACCCCGGCGTCCAAGCGGAGAGTGACGTTCGCGGCGGGGACGCCACCAGGTGCAGGTATAGGTCGGCTCGGTGCCGAGAGGACACGCTCAAGGTCACTAGCGGAGACCTTGGCGATGGACGCTAGGTGCGCGAACTGGTCGTCGTGGATCTCCCAGGTGGTTGGATCGGCGAAGACCGTAGTGCCCCGCTTCCGACTTTCACCCTGGAGTGGGAGCGCGATCAGGTTGCCCAACCGGGCGCGGCCGTTGGCGTTCGTCGGGAGGAGGTCTTGAGAAGGGAATAGGCGGTCGTAACTCCCGAAGCTCAGCGTGCCACGACGGTCCATGGCAAGTTTCAGTAGCTCGGCGCCCAGAAGCCTGGCCACGCGGGCGGGTGTCGGCGTTTCGAAGAATAGCCAGACGTGAGCTCCTCGCCCGGACCGCGAGATCTCTACTAGCGGCGAGAGGCCCCGCTCCTGACACGCCGCCGCGTAGGCTGCCGCGTCTGCCTGCCACTTGGACTCATCGAAGTCGCACGCGAGCAGGCTGCACGCGTCGTCGATCAACAGCGGGTAGATGCCTGCGTGGAAGCTATCGCCGCGTGGCGTCCTCCCGCGCAGGTGCTGATCCACGACCGTAGCGTTGTATGGCAGGTAGTCCTGGGGGGCATCGCCGTCAGTGTGGTAGCCGCCTCGCACGGCGGGACTCCAGCCCGCCTTGCCCGTGCGCCCACTTACCCAGCGCGTGGCGAAGACATCCGGACGGCCGATGAAGTAGCTCATGAAGAGCGCGACCTTGGCCTCTGGTGACGAACGGGCGTCGATCGTCGTCTTGGCAGGACCATCCCGACGAGAGTTCTGCAGCTCGGCAAGTTCTGCCCTCAACGCCGCTAGGCGCGCCGCGGTCGAGGCGATCTCCTGTTCGAGTCGGCGAATGCGAGGGTCGTCGGGCGACAGGTTCATGACGAGGGTCTCAAAGACTGACCAAGCAGAGTAAGCATGGCGGCGCGGCCCAACCTCGGCGTCCGATCGATGCCGAGGTGAAGCCCGACGACCACCTTGCTGCGCACCCCACTACTCGACAATGTACTCAAGCCGAGTCGGTCTTGGGCCGCACCTCTCGCGCCGCCACGAACGCCTCGAGCGTGTCCAGCCCCCGCCGCATGTGCGCCTCGACCTCGTGAAGCATGGCGTTCAAGTCGTCGCCCTTGGCGAGCGCCACGTAGGTGTCGTGGGCGTCGGGGAGGGCCGCCTTGCGGTGGTGGGCCTCGTGGTGGAGGGTGAAGTAGAAGTGGAGCCGGCTGCGGAGCAGGTTCCACGACTCGATGAGGCTGCGGTGCTTGGAGTACTCGTAGACGAGGCCGTGGAGGTCCATCTCGCGCTTGATGGCCTGCTGCTGGTCGCCGGCGTAGGTGGCGTAGGCGAGGGCGCGGTGGCGCGAGTCGAGCGCGCGGAAGAAGTCCTCGCCGCGCTTGTCCCACACGATCTTGAAGGCGAACGACTCGAGGAGGGTGCGGAAGGAGTAGATCTCCTGGATGTCCTCGATGGATAGGGACCTGACGACGGCGCCGCGGAAGGGCACCTGGTCGACGAGTCCCTCCTCGACCAGTTGACGGATGGCCTCCCTGAGCGGACCGCGGCTGACGCCGAGTTGGTCGGCGAGGGTCGTCTCCACGAGGCGCTCGCCGGGCGGCAGGGTCGCTTCGAGGATGGCCTGACGCAGGGCGATGACGAGCTGTTCGCGGAGCGTCCTGCCGGCACCCTGTTCGCGGTCGAGTCGACCCAGCCGTTCGAGCACTACGTACCTCCATGCGCCCCGGCGTGAGGATGCCTCATCCCACCGCCAAGGAAGCCGACCCCCGGCGCCTGCCGTAGGTTAACGCGCTATCCCGGCCCCGTCCTGCCTGGCCGCGCCGCCACGTAACGCGCCTTCGCGTCCTCGTACAGGTTGGCCAACCGCGCGGTGACCGGCCCCGGCACCGCCCCGTCCCCTATGACCCGCCCGTCCACCTGGGTCACCGGCGTCAGCCCGCCGAAGGTACCGGTCACGAACGCCTCGTCCGCGCCGTACACGTCGGTCAGGGAGAAGTCGCGCTCGAACACCGGGATGCCGTTCTCGTGGCAGAGACGGATCACGTTCCCTCGCGTTATCCCGTTCATGCAGTACTGCCCGGTCGAGGTCCACACCTGCCCACCGCGGACGCAGAAGAAGTTGGTGGCGTTGCAGGTGGCGACCGCGCCGTTGGGGTCGAGCATCAGGGCCTCGTCGGCACCGGCCAGGAGCGCCTGCTGCAGCGCGATCACCTCGTGGAGCTTGCTGTGGCAGTTGAGCTTCGGGTCGAGCACGTCGGGGGAGGGGCGCCTGACCGTCGAGGTGAAGAGCTTGACGCCGGCCGCGCGCACGCCGGGGTTGCTCGCCTTGTGCTCCGCGATGATGACGATGGTCGGGCCCGTCACCACGAAGCGCGGGTCCTGCGACGGCGTGCGCTTGCTGCCGCGCGTGACCATGAGGCGCACGTGCACGCCGTCGCGCATGCCGTTGGCGTTCAGGACCTTCCAGATCTCGTCCGTGAGCTGCTCGGGGGTGAGGCCGATGTCGAGCGCTATCGCCTTGGCGCCCTCGTAGAGGCGCTTCAGGTGCTGCTCCAGGAAGAGGAGCGCGCCGTCCTGCAGCCGGAGCCCCTCCCAGACGCCGTCGCCCACGAGGTAGCCGCTGTCGAAGACCGACACGGTGGCCTCCTCGCGCGGCTTCAGGGCGCCGTTCACGTAGACGCGCACGTCCTTGTTGCGCTCGTCGGGCAGGGCGTCGTGCGTGCCCCAACTGGAGCTACTGGTGGTCGTCGTCATGCTCTCCGATCTTCGGACTTCGAATGGACGGTGGGGGGAACGCCACTAGCCCGCCAGCGCGCTGCCGAACAACCCCACCACGAGCACGAGCGACAACAGGAGTCTCTTCACGGTCACGCTTCTCCCTTCGGACGCGCCGGGCGGGATCCCGGCGGGCTTCCTTCGGCGTTGGTCCGGTCCCGCTCGCGAGGGCTGGTTGTGGGGAGCGTAGCGCCGGGCGTGCTAGATTGTCAACAGTATGAGAAATGGCTGAAGGGGCGGCCTGCCCGCTCGTCCCGGAGCCGACGATGGGAGTCCACATGCCGAACCCCACAGCTAGACTCGGCCGCTTGCGGCAGAGCATGCAGCGTCACGGCGTGGCCGCCTGGCTGGCCACCACGGGCGACGCCCACCTCAGCGAGTACCTCTCCGAGCGGTGGCGCGCCCGCGCCTGGCTCAGCGGTTTCCGCGGGTCGGCGGGTCGGCTGGTGGTGACGGCCGACCGGGCCGGCCTCTGGGTCGACCCGCGCTACCACATGCGGGCCGACACCGAGACGGCCGGCGCGCCCATCGAGGTGTTCAAGGAGGGCAAGCCCGGCACCCCCGACCTCGCCGCCTGGCTCGTCGAGACGCTGCCGAGAGGCAGCGCGGTCGGGTTCGACCCCGAGTCGGTGAGCGTGGAGGCGCTCCACGCCCTGGAGGCCCGGCTGGCCCCGGCGGGGCTCGGCGCCAAGGCGTGCCCGGGCCTGCTCGACGAGGTCTGGACCGACCGCCCGGCCGATGAGCCGGCGCCCGTCGTCGACCACCCGCTGAGGCACGCGGGCGAACCCGCCGCCGAGAAGCTCGGCCGCGTGCGGGCGCGCCTGGCGGACCTGGGCGCCGAAGGCATGCTCGTCACCGCCCTCGACGAGGTGGCGTGGCTCCTCAACCTCCGCGGCAGCGACGTGCCCATGAACCCGGTGGCGCTCGCGTACTGCCTCGTGCGGGGCGCCTCGGCGGAGCTGTTCGTCCACGAGGAGCAGGTGACCCCCGCCCTGCGCGCCTCCCTGCTGCCCGAGGTGACGCTGCGCCCGTACGACGCCGTGACCGCCGCGCTGGCGGAGCTGCCCGCGGGCACGAGGCTGCTGCTCGACCCCGCCAAGACCAACGTGCTCCTCTACGACGCGGCGGCGCGCCTCGACCGCGTGCTGGCCGCCAGCCCGGTCGACGCCATGAAGGCCAGGAAGAACGAGACCGAGATCGCCGGCGCACGCCAGGCGCACGCCCTCGACGGCGCCGCCGTGACGCGGCTCCTCCACTGGCTGGCCACCACCGACCCGAGCGCCGAGACGGAGCTTTCCGTGTCTGAGAAGCTGCAGGAGTTCCGCGCGGGCCTACCCGACTACCGCGGACCCAGCTTCGACACCATCGTGGGGTTCGGCCCGAACTCGTCGGTGGGTCACTACCAGCTGAACCGCGAGGACCCGCAACCCCTCGCGGCCACCTCGGTGGTCCTCATCGACTGCGGCGCGCAGTTCCCGAGCGGCACCACCGACACGACCCGCACCGTGGCCCTCGGCACCCCCACGCCGGCGGAGAAGCGCACCTACACGACCGTCCTCAAGAGCCTCATCGCGCTCGGCGCCGCCCGCTTCCCCCGCGGCACGACCGGCCAGCGGCTCGACGCCCTGGGCCGGCAGCACATCTGGGCCAACGGCTGGGAGTGCCGCCACGGCATAGGCCACGGCGTCGGCAGCTACCTCCACGTGCACGAGGGGCCGCAGCGGATCAACAAGACGAACGACGTCGTGTTCGACGTCGGTCACGTCAACTCGTGCGAGCCCGGCGTGTACTTCGAGGGGGTGTTCGGTGTGCGCCTCGAGAACGTGATGACCGTCGCGCCGGCCGAGTCGGGCCCGTTCGGCGAGTTCCTCGCCTTCGAGACCCTCACGCTGTGCCCCTTCGACCGCGACCTCATCGACCCGGCGCTGCTGACGGCGCAGGAGGTCGCGTGGCTGGACGCCTACCACCACAGGGTGCGCGAGGCGTTGAGCCCGCTGCTGCCCGAGGAGGTGCGCGCCTGGCTCGTGGGTAGGACGGCACCGCTCGGTACGCTCAGCTGACCGAAGCGGTCGGCCGGGGGCCGGGCCAAGCGCAACGCGACGACCGACCCTCCTTACCCGCCCGGCGCCGTCAGGTCCCTGAGCGTGTCGCCGAGCAGGTTGACCGCCAGCAGCGTCACGAGCAGCACGAGCCCGGGCATGGTGGGTAGCCACCAGGCGACGGCCACGAACACCTGGCTCTCGGCGAGCATGCCGCCCCAGCTGGGCGTGGGGGGTTGCACGCCGAGGCCGAGGAACGACAGGCCCGCCTCCGCCAGGATGAGCCCGCCCAGCTGGAGGGTGCCCTCGACGACGATGATGGGCACGAGGTTGGGGAAGAGGTGCTTGAGCATGAGGCGCCAGCGGCGCGCGCCGAGCGCCTGGGCGGCCACCACGTACTCCTCGTCGCGCAGCTCGAGCACGCGGGCGCGGGTCAGGCGCGCGAACGACACCCAGCCCGTGAGGCCCAGGGTGAGGATGACGACGGGCAGGCTGGCGCCCACCGCCGCGATGACGGCGATGGCGAGCAGCACGAACGGCAGCGCCATGAGGGTCTCGGTGATGGCGGTGATCACGGCGTCCACCACGCCGCCAAGGAAGCCGGCCAGCACGCCCAACACGACCCCGAGGGTCATGGCGATGGCGAGGGCCGTGGCGCCCAGCGCCAGGGACACGCGGGCGCCGGCCAGCAGTCGGGCGAGGACGTCGCGGCCGAGCTGGTCGGTGCCGGCCACGTGGGTGACCCCGCCGCTCGCGAACATGGGGGGCTTGAGGGTGGCCATGAGGTCCTGCTCGAGCGGGTCGATGGGGTAGAGGGGCCCCAGCAGCGCGCCCGCCACCACGGCCGCCAGCGCGATCACCGACAGGAAGACGCGCGGGCGGCGCAAGTGCTTGGCGAGCCGGAGGCGCCACCGTGCCGCCGTCACTGCAGCCTCACGCGGGGGTTGAGGAGCGTGAAGGTGATGTCGACGAGGGTGTTGACGAGGATCAGGAACACCGCCACCACCAGCACGCCCGCCTCCACCACGGGGTAGTCGCGGGCGTAGACGGAGCGCACCAGCAGCCGGCCAAGGCCGGGCCAGGCGAACACCGTCTCGGTGATGACGGAGCCGCCCAGCACGAAGCGCAGCTGCAGCCCGATGACGGTGACGACGGGGATGGCGGCGTTGCGCAGGGCGTGGCGCCACACCACCCGGCCGCGCCTGAGGCCCTTGGCGCTGGCGGTGCGCACGTAGGCGGCGCCCAGCACCTCGAGCATGCTGATGCGCGTCATGCGCACGATGCCGCCCAGCAGGAAGAGCGCCAGCGTGCCGGTGGGCAGCACGTAGTGGCGCCACGTGGCGGCGCCCGCCGCCGGCAACCACTTGAGCTGCACCGCGAAGAGGAGGATGCCCATCACGGCGACCCAGAAGACGGGCAGCGACTGGCCCGTCACCGCCACGCCGGTGATGACCGCGTCGCTCGCCCCGTCGCGCCGCAGGGCGGCGAGCACGCCGAGGGGCACGCCCACCACCACGGCCAGGAGGATGGCCAGCCCGGCCAGCGAGAGGGTGGCGGGGAGGCGCTCGAGCACCAGCCCGAGGGCGTCCTGGCGGAACTGCAGGGAATCGCCGAAGTCGAAGCGCACGAACTGACCGAGGAAGCGCCAGTAGCGCTCGACGAGCGGCGCGTCGAGGCCGAGCGTCCGGCGGAGCTCGTCCACCTGGGCGTTGGTGGCGTCGGGCGGCAGCAGCAACCTCACCGGGTCGCCCGAGAGGTTGACCATCGTGAAGACCAGGAGCGACAGGCCGAACAGCACGACGAGGCTCATGACCAGGCGCCTGCCCAGGTAGGTCAGCATGGCGCCAGAGTACCCGCCCTCACGGCGTCCGGTATCATTCTTCACTGAGTTCGGGACGGGGACCCGGGCTCCGGGGGTCACTAGGAGGCAACCGATGCTCGGTAGAGTCCGCAACCTACTCCTACTACTCGTGGTGGCGTTCGCCGCGCTCGCGGGCGCGCAGAACGTGGTGGTCATGCAGAGCGCCGACGCCAAGACGCTCGACCCCACCCAGAACCGCGAGACCCCCACCTTCAACGTCATGCTGCACCTGTTCGACGCCCTCGTCTTCAAGAACCCCGACGGCACCTTCGCGCCCGGCCTGGCCGAGTCGTGGTCGGCGCTCGACGACCTCACCTGGGAGTTCCACCTGCGGGACGGCGTGAAGTTCCACGACGGCGAGCCGCTCACCGCCGACGCCGTCAAGTTCACGGTGGAGCGGATCAAGGACCCCGAGGCCGCCTCGCCCATCGCCGGCGGCTACGCCTTCATCGACCACGTGGAGGTCGTCGACCCGTTGACCGTGCGGATCGTCACCAAAGCGCCCACGCCGCTGGCCGAGGTCTACTTCTCCGAGATCTTCATCGTGCCGCCCGCCTACTACCAGAGGGTCGGCGCCGCCGAGTTCGCCTCCCACCCCGTGGGCACGGGGCCCTTCAAGTTCGTCGGCTGGACGCGCGACGTGAGCCTCACCCTCGCCCCCAACGCCGATTACTGGCGGGGCGCGCCGAGCCTGCCGGGCATAGTGTTCCAGCCCGTGCCGGAGGCCATCACGCGCTTCTCGAGCCTCAGCGCCGGCGAGGCCGACATCATCACGCAGGTGCCGCCCAGCCTCACCGCCGCCGTCGACGGCGCCACCAACGCCCACCTCGCCACGGTGGACGGGGCGCGCGTCCTCTACATAGGCATCAACACCACGGGTAGCAACGCTGCGCTCAAGGACGCGCGCGTGCGCCAGGCCCTCAACTACGCCGTCGACCGCAACGGCATCGTGCAGGGCATCTTCGGCGGGCTGGCCACCGCCACCACCGGCCTCTTGACCCCCATCGACTTCGGTTACGACCCCGAACTCGCCCCCTACCCGTACGACCCGGAGCGCGCGCGGGCGCTGCTCGCCGAGGCCGGTTACGCGAGCGGCCTCACCCTCGTGCTGGGCACCCCGAACGGCCGCTACGTGAACGACGTGCAGGTGGCGCAGGCCGTGGCCGCGCAGCTGCAGGCCGTGGGCGTGACCGTCGACCTGCAGGTGCGTGAGTACGGCGCCTACGTGGGCGAGCTCTTCGGCGGCGCCGCCCCCGACCTGTTCCTCATCGGCTGGGGCAACGCGCCGTTCGACGCCGACTTCGTCTACTGGAACCTGCTGCGCACCGACCAGCTGCTCAGCTACTACTCCAACCCCGAGCTCGACGCGCTCATCGACGTTGGCCACACCACCATCGACCGCGGCGAGCGCCTCGCCGCCTACCTGAGCGCCGCCGTCATCATCCAGGACGAGGCGCCCATGATCTTCCTCTACAAGCAGAAGGACGCCTACGGCGTGAGCGACCGCCTCGTGTGGGAGCCGCGCGCGGACGAGTTCATCTACCTCTACGGCGCCACGCTCAAGTGAGTGACGGCGCGCCGCAGCGCGGATCCGGCGGGGGCATGACGCTCCCGCCGGAGCTCGCGCGCTTCGCCAAGGCGGCCATCGCCGACCTCGTGGCCATCCCGTCCGTGGCCGCGCAGGGCCGCGGCGTGGCCGAGGCCGCCGAGGCCGTGCGCGCCCTGCTCACGGCCGAGGGGTTCCCGGCAGAGCTGCACGCCACCGCCGGCAACCCCGTCGTGTACGCCGAGGGGGGCGCCACCGCGGCCGGCGCGCCGACCGTCCTCTTCTACAACCACTACGACGTGCAGCCGGCGGAGCCGTTCGAGGAGTGGGACTCGGACCCGTTCACGCTCGACGAGCGTGACGGTGCCCTCTACGGCCGCGGCGCCGCCGACGACAAGGGCGAGCTGGTCACGCGCCTCGTGGCCCTGCGCTGGTTCCAGCTCCGCAACGGCCCCCTGCCGTTCAGGGTCAAGTTCGTGGTGGAGGGCGAGGAGGAGATCGGCAGCCCGAGCCTCGCCGGCTACCTGGAGCGCGAGCGCGAACGGCTCAAGGCGGACGCGGTGGTGTGGGAGTTCGGCGCCGTCGACGCCCACGAGAGACCCACCACCTTCCTTGGCCTCAAGGGCATCCTGGCGCTCGAGCTGCGGCTCAGGACGGCCGACCGCGACCTGCACTCGTCGTACGGCCCCGTCGTCGACAACGCCGCCTGGCGCATGGCCGCCGCCCTCGCCTCGCTGCGCGACGCCACCGGCCGCGTGCTGGTCGAGGGGTTCTACGACAAGGTCGTCACCCCGCCCCACGACGTGGTGGCAATGGTGGACGCCCTGCCCGCCGAGGAGAGCGAGCTGGCGCGCCTATTCGGTCTGCGCGGCTACCTGAACGGCGCAACGGGCCGCGACTGGCTGCGCGCCGTGGTGCTGGCGCCCGCCCTCAACGTCAACGGCATCAGCTCCGGCTACGCCGGCGAGGGCGCCAAGACCGTCATCCCCGCCGCCGCCACCGCCAAGATCGACGTGCGCCTGGTGCCCGACCAGGACCCGTTCGAGGTCAAGGGGTTGATCGAGCGACACTTGGCCCGCGCCGGCTTCGCAGACATCGAGGTCGTGCTCCTCCAGCACCACGAGAAGCCCGTGTGGGGGCCGCGTGCGCACCCGTTCGTCGATGCGGCGCTGGCCGCGTTAGAGGAAGTGCACGGGGTGGCGCCGGCCGTGTACCCGAACACCCCGTCGTCCGGCCCCATGCACCCGTTCGTGGAGCAGCTCGGCGCGCCCGTCGTGGGGTTGGGCGCCAGCTACCCCGGGGGGCGGATCCATAGTCCGAACGAGCACGTGCGGTGGCGGGATATCGAGAATGGGAGTGCGGTGATCGTCAGGGCGTTGGAGAGGTATGTGGTGGGGGGGTAGGTCCGGGGGCGTTCAGATGTGGGTCGCGGCGTGGTGCAAACTGCGCGCGAAGGGGCCGGTGTGGACGCCGGCACGCCGTGATGGGCCGAGTCACAGGTGGCGAGTCGGTTCGTTGTAAGGCGGATGCCGCCCGGTGGGGGGAGTGCAGCGGTTCCTTCCGACACATAGGCCGGGTGGCATATGGGGAGTGGCTGCGGCGCCGCGTGCTCGGGACGCGCGGATAGGG
The sequence above is drawn from the Trueperaceae bacterium genome and encodes:
- a CDS encoding ABC transporter substrate-binding protein, which codes for MLGRVRNLLLLLVVAFAALAGAQNVVVMQSADAKTLDPTQNRETPTFNVMLHLFDALVFKNPDGTFAPGLAESWSALDDLTWEFHLRDGVKFHDGEPLTADAVKFTVERIKDPEAASPIAGGYAFIDHVEVVDPLTVRIVTKAPTPLAEVYFSEIFIVPPAYYQRVGAAEFASHPVGTGPFKFVGWTRDVSLTLAPNADYWRGAPSLPGIVFQPVPEAITRFSSLSAGEADIITQVPPSLTAAVDGATNAHLATVDGARVLYIGINTTGSNAALKDARVRQALNYAVDRNGIVQGIFGGLATATTGLLTPIDFGYDPELAPYPYDPERARALLAEAGYASGLTLVLGTPNGRYVNDVQVAQAVAAQLQAVGVTVDLQVREYGAYVGELFGGAAPDLFLIGWGNAPFDADFVYWNLLRTDQLLSYYSNPELDALIDVGHTTIDRGERLAAYLSAAVIIQDEAPMIFLYKQKDAYGVSDRLVWEPRADEFIYLYGATLK
- a CDS encoding M20/M25/M40 family metallo-hydrolase; this encodes MTLPPELARFAKAAIADLVAIPSVAAQGRGVAEAAEAVRALLTAEGFPAELHATAGNPVVYAEGGATAAGAPTVLFYNHYDVQPAEPFEEWDSDPFTLDERDGALYGRGAADDKGELVTRLVALRWFQLRNGPLPFRVKFVVEGEEEIGSPSLAGYLERERERLKADAVVWEFGAVDAHERPTTFLGLKGILALELRLRTADRDLHSSYGPVVDNAAWRMAAALASLRDATGRVLVEGFYDKVVTPPHDVVAMVDALPAEESELARLFGLRGYLNGATGRDWLRAVVLAPALNVNGISSGYAGEGAKTVIPAAATAKIDVRLVPDQDPFEVKGLIERHLARAGFADIEVVLLQHHEKPVWGPRAHPFVDAALAALEEVHGVAPAVYPNTPSSGPMHPFVEQLGAPVVGLGASYPGGRIHSPNEHVRWRDIENGSAVIVRALERYVVGG